The sequence cactaatggttccctacaccacccctcaggtgcagctgcagcaggcttgggtgacatgatgactatggggtgcacaataaactaacactcacagaatgagtatgggctgcacaataagctacctctcacaagattagtaataaagaaacattaatttgttgggtagggtgactgaaactcatcctggggtaaaaatgtttatttaaatttattatagttaaatgaatttagtaaattattccatatattgtattataagtgaattgacactaaactataaatgatactaataaggttttaaaaatgaaaaacagtaaaaatccttcatgtaagatatggaagttgaaaagtaaattaactgtaaactaaattataaaatgtagacataatataaagtattataagtaaaatacctataaactaccaaataataaggtgtaaggaaccatttctattgtttgtccttttttacctgtttcctcaggtattttaaaattcccattccgttgttactacactgtttacctggtgtagttccctgtggttcaaattttactacttgtacttcttgctgtttctgaatgattgctaatggtagcccttgttgcacctgcggaactttttgtaaatgttccacctgcggaactttttgtacttgttgaatttcttgcacctgcggtactttttggacttgatgcacctgctgcacttgtagctcgtcatgatttttttccagggcattatcgctatcaccttctgatcctaatgtaagtttatctgcatcaagcttccttgtgcgtgctggaaaaaaaataaaaataaaaaataaaaaatttcgaaatggaagatcctgtgtaacaaatttaatcagttactatgatcgagccgcagaaattttacaggaaagatatggttgggttgactgcatctatctggacctaaaaaaggcattcaacagaattccacataagagtttgctctggaaactggaacatattggaggggtgacaggtaagcttctaacatggattaaaaaatttcaaactgatagaaaaatgagggcagtaatcagaagcaatgtattggactggagaaatgtcacgagtggagtaccacagggtttagttctggcattcatggataaataataaataaattgttcatgatttttttagacaaaagctagaatatgcagcagttgtatggtgcccatatcttaagaagtacatgtacaaacttgaaatgatacaaagacgtcatgggtgtcataggggccccagcacactggtttgctaaagggcccttaatgctgtcgagaccttatgggcccttggacccattacgttaagacatagtgctgtattgggccacacactttttgccatatacatcaacgacggagatgattgaattgaaattatatatatatatatatatatatatatatatatatatatatatatatatatatatatatatatatatatatatatatatatatatatatatatatatatatatatatatatatatacatatgtatatatatatatgagagaaaataataggtggtgatatatttatatattatgtgaactacttacacaaaaagaagttagtggtgaagatcttcttgtcctcttcttgTATTACGTTTTTTGGTAGGATACCATGTGTCACCCGTGCTGGTCCTTTCTTGTAATAGATAACGATTGATTCATACCCACAGCCACGCAGATATGTTAgctgaaaagcaaataatatttaaacaataacactatctgggaaaatgcaacaaaataaatgattgaagcatagctgggcatgtgcaatagaacccataatagaatcacaataccagaaataaatatctttgatatccccagagtcaaagttattctgtgtaaatactctatgcaaataaagggaccttgtctatggaactcactcgctaacaaatttaaaaactgtccaacttctgccattttaaaaaataaaaccaaaaagttccTAATTTTatcttgatagtttcctaactagtgcattaaactcgcactgtatcttatgaaatccaatgccagaatatatgtgcctaaaccatacaacttttccattgtaatcattgctatcaccttatatcatgattgttatattgaatgcatatcttactatattataccttgaaatattcctcaaattatgctacaatttatatgttgataaccctcaaattttactttaatgtacatagtaatctttgtgatactttcttacaatgtaccagccaattttttccatttttgctttaaattgcctatttaaaattatctgttagattaaggacctgcccaaaacactatgtgtgctagtggctttacaagaatgtaaaaacatcaatgctatgtactctcataatcccagtgtgctatcttgtatataaataaataaacaaatagtatgtaagtactgtacagtattattcatgttgattctataccttatcaagcaagttcagcataagaagaatacaaatgaatacaacagatgtagacaaacttcaatacctgattttcaatcctttgtagaacccggcttgctgtatttcgttctaaagccttcttgcctttaagtagaaaacgggcttcctcttctttcttcattaattctctactgtttcggaagtcacactggcagaacttgcaaacattgcttcggacatgcacacattgtttgcagtttgtgcatctcctcaagaattttccctgaagacctgaaggaaataatttctaataaaatacttatattcaaatgacctatgctgcaaaaattataagttaaattgttgttaaaatgtactacagtaattaaatatattatttaaattatgaaataatctacattaacactagtgagagcaatgttaaaaattttaggactgcatctggaaataactttaattttggatgtgattaaccatgctgtaactcgtaataacaaaactgagaggagttgcatccaacagcctgattgaccaggctgttaatttcaagcgaatactatattattggaagaaaaaaaaattatatatatatatatatatatatatatatatatatatatatatatatatatatatatatatatatatatatatatatatatatatatttatatatatatatataatcaatattgtaactttttttgtgtaatgacgttttcaaataaagttagataaatatacacacataccaaaagaataggggtggtaggagaagaaaatatgagtgttcagtgaggatccacaaggtcttctctgagtgctctttattttcttctccgaggctatgggtccctacacttgcaccagaggtggtacccctcatatatatatatatatatatatatatatatatatatatatatatatatatatatatatatatatatatatatatatatatatatatatatatatatatatatatatatatatatgacagtgtcagacaatatatatatatatatatatatatatatatatatatatatatatatatatatatatatatattagtatattttggtagcagtctttcctgtagacatatattattaaatatgaccgaaaaagtaagattaataattctaacacgaattttctcaatctttcgtacattacgcttcactgttggaggtaaatcaaaaatcaattctccaaaattcatttttatttctagtctgacgtgacacgggcgcgtttcgtaaaacttattacattttcaaagactttagttcacaaatacacaactgattagaacttacgtatctccgattttatatctacatttgagtgaggtgggaggggtgatgtggcattaacacaagacagaacaagaggggatattaatagggtattaaaagtatcaacacaagacagaacacaaacaatgggtattgaatagaagtgtttgtagaaagcctattggtccatatttcttgatgcttctatattggagcggagtcttgaggtgggtagaatatagttgtgcaataattggctgttgattgctggtgttgacttcttgatgtgtagtgcctcgcaaacgtcaagccgcctgctatcgctgtatctatcgatgatttctgtgttgtttactaggatttctctggcgatggtttggttgtgggaagagattatatgttccttaatggagccctgttgcttatgcatcgttaaacgcctagaaagagatgttgttgtcttgcctatatactgggttttttggagcttactgtctccaagtgggcatttgaaggcatagacgacgttagtctcttttaaagcgttctgttttgtgtctggagagtttctcatgagaaggctggccgtttttctagttttatagtaaatcgtcagttgtatcctctgatttttgtctgtagggataacgtttctattaacaatatctttcaggaccctttcctccgttttatgagctgtggaaaagaagttcctgtaaaatagtctaatagggggtataggtgttgtgttagttgtctcttcagaggttgcatggcttttcactttccttcttatgatgtcttcgatgaaaccattggagaagccgttattgactaggacctgccttaccctacagagttcttcgtcgacttgcttccattctgagctgtggctgagagcacggtcgacatatgcgttaacaacactcctcttgtacctgtcagggcagtcgctgttggcatttaggcacattcctatgtttgtttccttagtgtagactgcagtgtggaaacctccgcccttttccatgactgttacatctagaaagggcagcttcccatccttttccatctcgtaagtgaaacgcagcacggaactctgctcaaatgcctccttcagctcctgcagatgtctgacatcaggtacctgtgtaaaaatgtcgtcaacatacctgcagtatatggccggtttcaagttcatgtcgactaagactttttgctcgatggtacccatgtagaagtttgcaaacaggacacctaggggagaacccatggcgaccccatctacttgcttatacatgtgcccatccgggctcaagaagggtgcctctttagtacaagcttggagtagtttcctcagaatattttctggcatgtcaagaggagtacaggctggatcacgatacactctgtcggcaatcattccgattgtctcgtccacaggtacgttggtaaacagcgattctacgtccaacgaggctcttatccctgtggcccgtgtgccccgcagtaagtcaacaaattcctttggagacttcaggctgaaggcgcaaggaacataaggagtcagcaggccgttgagtcgcttcgccagtctgtacgtgggtgtgggtatctggctaatgattggccgaagtgggtttccaggcttgtgcgtcttgacatttccatacgcatatccaggtttatattccccaatgatctttggcaggtggagtccttctattcaatacccattgtttgtgttctgtcttgtgttgatacttttaataccctattaatatcccctcttgttctgtcttgtgtaaatgccacatcacccctcccacctcactcaaatgtatatataaaatcggagatacgtaagttctaatcagttgtgtatttgtgaactaaagtctttgaaaatgtaataagttttacgaaatgcgcccgtgtcgcgtcagactagaaataaaaatgaattttggagaattgatttttgatttacctccaacagtgaagcgtaatgtacgaaagattgagaaaattcgtgttagaattattaatcttactttttcggtcatatttaataatatatatatatatatatatatatatatatatatatatatatatatatatatatatatatatatatatatatatatatatatttatatatatatgacagtgtcagattcaccaccaccatcatacaccaccagcaccatacaccaccagcatcatacaccaacagcaccatacaccaccagcatcatacaccaccagcatcatacaccaccagcatcatacaccatcagcatcatacatcaccagcatcatacaccatcagcataatacaccaccagcatcatacaccatcagcaccatacaccaccagcaccatacaccaccagcatcatacaccaccagcaccatacaccaccagcatcatacaccatcagcatcatacaccatcagcatcatacatcatcagcatcatactccaccagaatcatacaccaccagcatcatacaccaccagcaccatacaccaccagcatcatacaccatcagcatcatacaccatcagcatcatacaccaccagcaccatacaccaccagcatcatacaccaccagcaccatacaccaccactatcatacaccaccaccatgtcaaatggacagtgtcaacaaaattattcccacatactccgtcactatgtgatggagtacacatagaacaggggactgtaacaaatgttctagcataaaactttgtacagtttagtaatttcttaccgtttgatgtactaggtagatccatgtgtggtgaagttttatagctggagctggaagatcctgtcgagatgacttcttcaaagagactaATAGCTTCcacacacattgtgtcttgagtcttccagtacttggcctacagttaccagatctgatttacagaaactagtgaactatggagataagattgttaataatatactttttttgagattcatatgacttgcaccttaaaaaccaaccttattttaaaatagtacactaaagtacatagcaaattgcgaaattcgtagctttaactactttaaagctaaattctcaagctttgaaaataagcacaatttgctattttaagcggaatctggcaactctgatttagcatgtaaacattgacttgcattcacaatgtagttatttatttttcaaaaatttaaaacgagttatgaaaatacacacattggtacattattgcaaaggcactatactatatatatatatatatatatatatatatatatatatatatatatatatatatatatatatatatatatatatatatatatatattgttacggagttcccccccttataattctcccacgcctgcagtaagagtcatgtctacttttcccaagcgttctctacgttgcaggctacaatttgatatatgggagagagtgaagtgttctcggagagccgagaaatttgcgaaatagtaatattttggcctgtggtttaggccctttagggagccaagatggcgctggcttccctgatctcccgccaaaaccgtgtgacgtcagtggcaccggattggtcaccgacagcagtgtggcaccgggagccaatgaaaacctcccgtagcaaaggtgacgtcatgaaggaagggggtccggccagcgcgccgggctggcgccagcagtcagacacgacacgtcatagaggtcggacgtgcgacgagtggtcctgtctgtcggacagctgtttcccactaccgtggatttacgtgtcacctgaagtccgccagtactctgagaagtcttccctagttcatgtgttgaaccagaagagggaattgacggttatttgagcaacaagtgctccagtcaggtactgtgccagtagcagtgaagccgtgcagtgacgtatgttgacgtctgtggcaattcaccagttcgtgacagcgtagtggctgacagagccactgggtagctgaggaagagaggactatttggggaaaccggacgactgtagctgagacgtaggcgacagccgttgctgggagaagacgacggccaggagaccgactccaaccttcaagaagtcaaggaggaggacggacctgcagtgaggaggcacggagacgacgcgctaaacggtgggacgacgagaggctctggtaggacacgacgacgtgtagtgtgggggcgttcccgacacgaggaccaggagctacatctcgactctcatcggaggatagggtgaagtaggtggttctagttccctccccattcccctttagttagctatgttattgggctatattttctagcctgaggattttatatgtcgtgagcaagtctcacccatttcacgataaagcaccagtgtgctagacagtactatcaagagtacttgtaatattcatgttgattattggtgtgtacaggcaccaggaacaagtgataaatttactgtgttgtgtatatctttctatagatttttgatatgaacatatagtggtaaattatatataatattatgccagtatttggaggttaggctatgtgcccagaaactatttattttccatgtattgatgattgatttatataccatatatatgtctatgttcattcagtgaataatcatttgtgagtacagtgaattattgcgttatcgcccacgagagaaagtactgaaaactccagtgttaatatttcataatatatggttgggtgaagaacaatgtaaagccattacagtgaatcattatagcattgattgtagaaaagactgtttgagcctgagtacagtgtaactgagtaagacggtttatttgtgccaatatcgagtgtgcgagtttctagtaatattggaaagtttaaagaaacagggcgcgtgaatctagaaaacaagccaagttcgcgcggagaggccattgcgatcagctgttcttgacacttgatgaggaggggagagtgttgccctcttgtgatcgcataatatccgtgggaattaccagccgcgtcaggatcagttgatttatttgttattgtttggccttgtgacatctttcatacattttaagtaaaatacaaaactctctttgtgtttttatcatcccctccattgatcttgtggctataagcacctgtaagcatagagtgataacaataagtacctgcctgattcctgatctttgagtgtgaccttgccaaggctaccactgaatacaccagtccactgatggtgttactggccaccttaaacaccagttggcgatcttgtggataaccgtagagccctattgttggggagggcacacgacagtcgatgtgaacgagtcgtgttctcactctttcttaataagaggccgttaagattgactgggagactctcctggcgtgcagtggcgccgtgaggatcgagggaagacccgcagggctacggtgagttaccttgggcataactattgctcaccccagactagagagaagagaggtgaaaccccaacattggcgaccttgccaggatctcgatcaggagtaaaggttgcagtggcacTTGGCagcggtgttagagatcaggtgcaggttaacactcgtagcacaagatggaggatgataaagtaaccaggtttattgactctagagatgaacaggtgctggaagagtgcaccaaggcacagttacaggctatagcgaatcattttggaataaagctgaaatctgccagagttggtgaaagatgactagagataatggctcagctcaaggctcgagacgaagctttgggggaggaacggccccaaacacctgccagtgcaggtgagcacctgagtattggtggaagcagcaggggatccagcggcagcaggcacagcattaagctggaaataatgaaactgcagctggaagcacagcagcgcaaagaagagcgagaagcacagcagcgccaagaagagcgagaggcacaacagcgcaaggaagagcgagaagcagaagcgcagctgaggagagaagaagcacagctgcgcaaagaagaacaagagcgagaagcacagatgaagcgtgaggagcgagaagcacagacgaagcgtgaggaacgagaagcacagctgcgccgggaagagcaagaacgagaagcacagctacgcagggaagaacgagagcaagaagttaggctgagacaaatggaaatagaagccaaccaggaggtggagc comes from Procambarus clarkii isolate CNS0578487 chromosome 55, FALCON_Pclarkii_2.0, whole genome shotgun sequence and encodes:
- the LOC123747762 gene encoding uncharacterized protein, which produces MCVEAISLFEEVISTGSSSSSYKTSPHMDLPSTSNGLQGKFLRRCTNCKQCVHVRSNVCKFCQCDFRNSRELMKKEEEARFLLKGKKALERNTASRVLQRIENQHAQGSLMQINLH